The Pseudomonas sp. MPC6 nucleotide sequence CGAATCACCCATGCAACGAATATCCATGGCCGAGTCGTACATGTTGCCGATGAGGCCTTCGTACTCGGCCAGCTCCAGCCCCATTTGCGCAAGGACCTGCGCATTCGGCACGCGACTTTGCATAACCACTCCCCAGCAGCGGGCCCGGACTGCATGGCCCGCATCAATTGATCGTAATGGGTGTTATAGACGCTCAACGCACCCCGGCCAGCCCTATGGCAGTTCGAACAAACCGGCCGCCCCCATGCCGCCGCCAATGCACATGGCGATTACCACATAACGGGCGCCGCGACGGCGACCCTCCAGCAGTGCGTGACCGACCATGCGTGCGCCGGACATGCCGAACGGATGGCCGATGGCAATCGCGCCGCCGTTGACGTTCAGACGTTCCGCCGGGATTTGCAGTGCATCGCGGCAATGCAGGACCTGGCAGGCAAAGGCTTCGTTGATTTCCCACAGGCCGATATCCGCCACGCTCAGGCCAAAGCGCTTGAGCAATTTCGGCACGGCCACCACCGGGCCGATGCCCATTTCCTCCGGCGCGCAGCCGCCCACGGCAATGCCTCGGTAGATGCCCAACGGAGTCAGCCCCCGACGCTTGGCTTCGACGCGGCTCATCAGCAGGCTGGCCGAGGCGCCATCGGAAAACTGCGAAGCGTTGCCGGCGGTAATGAATTCACCCTGCTCGATCCATTTACCGTCCTTCCACACCGGTTTCAGCGAAGCCAGGTCTTCCAGGCGCGTGTTCGGCCGATTGCATTCGTCACGCTCGACCAGCACACGCTGATGGCCGCTGGGCTGGCCAGCGGCATCGAAGCACAACTTATCGACGCTCAAGCCGACGATTTCATCGTCGAACAAGCCGTCACGTTGGGCGGCGGCGGTGCGCAGCTGGCTCTGCAGGGAATACTCGTCCTGGGCCGCGCGGCTGATGCCATAACGGCGCGAGACAATTTCGGCGGTTTCCAGCATCGGGATATAGGCGCTGGGCATGATGTCCAGCACGGCTTCGGACTGGGCGCGATAGCTGTTCTTGTGCTTGGTCTGGGTCAGTGACAGCGACTCCACGCCGCCGCCAATGGCGATGGTCATTTCGCCGGTCATGATGCCCTTGGCGGCGACGCCGATGCTCATCAGGCCCGAGGCGCACATGCGGTCCAGGGCCATGCCCGGCACGGTGTCCGGCAAGCCGCCGGTATACGCGCAGAGGCGGCCGATGTTGTAGGCCTGGGTGCCCTGCTGCACCGCCGCGCCCATGATCACATCTTCTACTTCACCCGGTTCGATGCCGGCGCGCTCGACCACCGCACGCACCACATGTCCGCCCAGTACCGGGGCTTCGGTATCGTTGAACGAGCCGCGGAACGACTTGGCGAGCGCGGTCCGCGCAGTGGCAACGATGACAACTTCATTCAGGTCCATGACAGGCTCACTCGGTAATAGGGTTGAAGGTGTAACGGCTGATGGTGTCGATCACACAGCCAGGCCGCGCCTGGCCCTCGACTTCCACGGTCACGCGCACCACCAGTTGCACGGCGTCTGCCAGCTGCTCGGCGCGCACGATGCTGGCGTTGCCGCGCACTCGCGACCCCACCTTGACCGGCGCCGGGAAACGCACGCGGTCGCTGCCGTAATTGACCCCCATCGCCATGTTGTCGATGGTGAGCAATTGCGGCAGGAACAGATTGACGAGCGACTGGGTCAGGTAGCCGTGGGCGATACAGACGCCAAACGGCCCGCTGGCGGCGCGCACCGGGTCGACATGAATCCACTGGTGATCACCCGTGGCTTCGGCAAACAGGTCAATGCGCTGCTGGCTGATGGTCAGCCACTCGGTGCAACCCAGGTCCAGGCCCTCGGCCTCGAGCAACGCCTGGGCACTGCTGAAAACATGACTCATGGCCCACTCCTCAGGCTTGTTGGGAACTGACGGACAATACTTCGCCAACCATGTAGGAGGCGTAGTCGCTGGCCAGGAACATCATCACGTTGGCGACTTCCCAGACTTCGGCGGCACGGCCGAATGCCTCGCGCCCGGCGAGGCTGGCGAGCAGCTCTTCACTGGAGGCCTTCTTGAGAAAATCATGCAGGGCGATCGACGGTGAAACCGCGTTGATGCGCACGCCGAACTCGGCAGCTTCCAGCGCACTGCAACGGGTCAGGGCCATCACCCCGGCCTTGGCCGCGGCGTAATGGGCCTGTTCCTTCTGTGCGCGCCAACCCAGGACCGAAGCATTGTTGACGATGGCTCCGGCGCCACGGCGCTGCATGTGTGGCAGTATCGCGCGGGTCATGCGGAACGTCCCGGTCAGGGTCACATCCAGCACTCGCAGCCATTCTTCGTCACTCATCTCGACTACGAGTTTCTGGCCACCGAGGCCGGCGTTGTTGATCAACACATCGACACCGCCCAGCAACTCTTCCGCGCTCGCCACCAAGGCCTGGACCTCGGCTTCGACCGTGACATTGCACAGCTGGCCGTAAATGGCCTGCAGGCCGGTTTCGGCCTTGAGACGCTCCACGGCTTCTTCGAGGCGGCGCGGGTGCACGTCCGAAATCATCAGTGCCCGGCAACCCTCCTCGGCGCTGCGCCGGGCGGCCGAGTAACCGATACCGGCACCTGCGGCAGCGGTAATCAGCACGGATTTTCCAGCCAGTAATTGATGGCCCGGGACATAAGGGGGAGCTTGTTTCACAGCGTTTACCTCCGAAGGTATCAGTTCGCTGTCAGGTATAAAGCCACGCCCTGGCCGGCACATCGTCAAAACGGGGTATGACCGCCTCCGGCGGCCGGTTTTGCGCGGTCAGCTGCCCCAGACTCGCTGCGCCGCAGGCGCTTCGGCGAGAATCTCAGCCACGGCGGCGCCGATTTCCTCGACACGCCACAACGCGCCCTTGTCGCGGGTGACCCCGGTGCGCCAGCCGTCCCCAAGGGAAATGCGGCCACCCTGGCTCTCGAAAATCTGGCCGCTGACGTGGGCCGATTCGGCGCTGCCCAACCACACCACCAACGGCGCGACGTTGTCCGGCGCCCAGGCGTCGAAACTGCCGTCCTCAGGCTTCTTGACCACATCGGGCATGGCGCTTTCGGTCATCGAGGTGCGCGCAGCCGGAGCCAACGCGTTGGCGGTGATGCCGTAGCGCGCCAGCTCAGCGGCCTGCACCAGGGTCAACGCGGCAATCCCGCCCTTGGCCGCCGAATAGTTGGACTGCCCCACCGAGCCTTGCAGGCCCGCGCCGGAACTGGTGTTGATGATGCGTGCATCGACCGGAGTGCCGGCCTTGGCCAGATCGCGCCAGCGTCGCCCCAACAGGTTCGCCAGGCAATAATGGCCCTTGAGGTGAACGCGCATGACCATGTCCCAGTCCTCTTCGCTGAGACTGATGAACATGCGGTCGCGCAGGACGCCGGCATTGTTGACCAGCACGTGCACCTCACCGAACGCCGCCACTGCCGCTTCGACGATGCGCTCGGCGGTGGCCAGGGTGGTGATGTCGTCACTGTTGGCGATGGCCTGGCCACCGTTGGCGCGGATCTCGCCCGCTACATCCTGCGCCGCGTCGGCGCGAATATCGTTGATCACCACGTTGGCGCCCGCCGCCGCGAACGCCAGCGCGTAGGCGCGACCGAGTCCGCCGCCGGCCCCGGTGATGATCACGGTGCGGCCTGAACAAATAGCCATGCTTGACTCCTTATGACTGCGTGACCGCACGCCCAGCGGACGGCGGCACGGATGGGAAATACCTAGAGGCGTTCGATGATCGTGACGTTGGCCTGGCCGCCGCCTTCGCACATCGTTTGCAGGCCATAACGGCCGCCGCTGCATTCCAGCTCGTTCAACAGCGTGGTCATCAGCCGGGCGCCCGTGGCGCCGAGCGGGTGGCCCAGGGCAATGGCGCCACCGTTGACGTTGGTGCGCGCCGGGTCGTAGTCCAGTTCCTTGGTCCAGGCCATGACCACCGAGGCAAACGCTTCGTTGATCTCTACCCGGTCGATATCGCTCATGCGCAGGCCGGTTTTTGCCAGGGCCCGGCGTGTCGCGGCGATTGGCGCGGTCAGGTGCCAGATCGGATCATCGCCCAACACCGTCAGGTGATGGATGCGCGCCCGTGGCGTCAAGTCGTAGCGCTTGAGCGCCGCCTCGGACACCACCAGCAACGCCGCCGAGGCATCGCAGGTCTGGCTCGAAACAGCGGCAGTGATCGAGGGGTATTGCGGGTCCACCGGCTGCAGCTCGGCCATTTTTGCCAGGCTGGTCAAGCGCGGGGTTTCATCCGCGAACAGGCCGTTGCAAGCGACGATTTCCCGAGCGAAACGCCCGCTCTCGATGGCGGCCAGGGCGCGGCTATGGCTTTGCAGGGCAAACGCTTCCATCTGCTCACGCGTGATGCCCCAATGATCGGCGATGCGCTGGGCGGCATAGAACTGGTTGACCGGCTGATTACCGAAACGTGCGCGCCAGCCTTCGCTACCGGAAAACGGATCGGTAAAACCCAAGGGTTGTCCGGCGAGCATGGCCGAGGAAATCGGAATCCGGGTCATGGTTTGCACCCCGCCCACGGCGATCACATCCTGGGTGCCGCTCATCACCGCCTGCGCCGCAAAATGCAGCGCCTGTTGCGACGACCCACACTGGCGATCGATCGTGGTGCCGGGCACATTCAGCGGCAACCCGGCGGCGAGCCAACTGGTACGGGCAATATCACCGGCCTGGGAGCCAATGGTGTCGACGCAACCGAAAATCACGTCGTCATAGTCTTCGCCCGGGATAGCGTTGCGTTCCACCAATGCCCTGAGCACATGAGCCCCCAGGTCTATGGCATGGACCTCGCTCAAGGCGCCTTTGCGCTTGCCGGTCGGGCTGCGCAGTGCATCAACAATATAGGCCTCTGGCATGACTCACTCCTCGAAAGTATGGCCCGGGCCCAGGCGGGCACCGTCGGCGAACAGGTAGTCGCTGACACGGGTTTTATGAAAGCCCCGATCACCCCAGGACGCATCGAGCGCCCAGGCACGTTTCATGAACATCTGCAGATCGACTTCCCAGGTGTAACCCATTGCGCCGTGCACCTGAATGCCCTTGCGCGCGGCGATCCAGCTTGCCTCGCAGCAGGCCAGGCGGGCCTGGGAAACCCAGACGCTGGCGTTGCTGTCGCCTTGCGCCAGGCCGTGGGCGGCGCGGTACAGCACGGGTTTGGCCTGTTCGATCTGCCGGGCGACATCGGCCAAATGATGCTTGACCGCCTGGAAGCTGCCGATGGGCTTGCCAAACTGCTTGCGCTGAGCGACGTAGTCCACCGACAAATCGAGCATGCGTTGCGCCAGCCCGAGCAATTGCCCGGCCACCGACAAGGCGCCACGGTCGAGCAGTTGCGCTTGCAAGGCACGACCCGCCGCGCCGCTGGCCACACAGGTGGCCGGTGTCGGGTTCCAGGTCACCCGACCCAGGCGCCGCGACGCATCGATGCTCGTCCGGGGTTGCACATCCACCTGCGAACGCGGCACCACGTGAATGTCATCGCCATCGATGAGAATCAACACTTCTGCCAGTTGCGCATCGCCGACCAGCACGTTGACGGGGTGGTTGATGGCAAGGCGCAATGTGCCTTCGGCGATCCGTGGCAACAAGCTGCTGCGTGCCGGGTGATCAGTCGCCAGGCCGGCGAGCAAGCCGGTGGCGACATAGGCGGTGTCAGCCAGGGAATCGGGAATCGCGTAGTACCCCAGCTCCTGGGTCATCAGCGCCCAGGCCACATCGTCCATGCCCAGGCCACCCTCGGCTTCGGGGACCGACAAGGCGGTCAGGCCCTGGGCGGCGATCTTGTGACGCAGGTCCGGTGAGCGACCGACATCGGTTTCCCAGATTTCCCGGAGCATCTCCGGGGCGGCTTCAGTCATCAGGAAACGACTGATGGCTTCGCGAAACGTCAGCTGGTCATCGGTAAAAGTGAAGTCCATGGCCCGTTCCTTATTTCGGCAAGCCGAGCATCCGCTCGGCAATGATATTGCGCTGGATTTCGTTGGTCCCGGCGTAGATCGGTCCGGCCTGGGCGAACAGGAAACCCTCCAGCCAGCCAGCAGTATCGGTATCGGTATCGGTATCGGCATCCGGCAGCAGCTCGGCGCCGGCGCCCAGAATGCGCATGGCGGTTTCGTGCATTTTCAGGTCGAGCTCCGACCAGATGATCTTGTTGATGCTCGACTCGGCACCGATCTGCTCACCCCGGCTGAGGCGCCCGACCGTGTGGTAGGCCGACAGGGCGTAGGCCTCGGCGCCCATCCAGGTCTCCAGCACCGCGTCACGCAGACCCGGATCGCGGTCGGCGCTGTCGCGGTTGGCCTTGTACAGTTCCACCAACTTGCGGGCGGTGTACTGGAAACGCGCCGGTGAACGCAGCAGCAACCCGCGTTCAAAACCGGCGGTGGCCATTGCCACATGCCAGCCCTGCCCTTCGGCACCGATGCGGTTGGCCACCGGCACGCGCACGTCGTCGAAAAACACTTCGGCAAAGGCGTCCTTGCCATTGAGTGCCTTGATCGGACGGATGCTCACGCCCGGCGCATTCAGTGGCACCATCACGAACGACAGGCCGTGGTGGCGCGAGGAGCCCGGTTCGCTGCGGAACAGGCCGAATAGCCAGTCGGCGAAGGTCGCTCGGGTCGACCAGGTTTTCTGGCCGTTGATCACGTAATGATCGCCGTCGAGCGTGGCCTTGCTGGTGATCGCTGCCATGTCCGAACCGGCATTCGGTTCCGACCAGCCTTGCGCCCACATGTCGAGGCTGGCGGCCATGCGTGGCAGGAAGCGCTGCTTCTGTTCCGGGGTGCCAAACTCCATCAGGGTCGGCCCCAGCAACAACTGGCCGTTCTGGTTGACGCGCATCGGCGCCCCGGCACCGTAATACTCCTCTTCGAAGATCAGCCACTCGATCAGATCGCAACCGCGACCGCCCAGTTCGGCGGGCCACATCACCATCGACCAGCGGCTCTCGAACAGCTTCGCTTCCCAGGCGCGGTGCTGCTCAAAGCCTTCCCGGGTGTCGTAGCTGGCCAGCGGTTCGCGTGGAAGGTTGGCCGCCAGCCAGGCGCGTACTTCGGCGCGGAAGGCGTTTTGCTTGGGGGTATAAGTCAGTTCCATGGCGTTCTCTCAGAACTTCGCGTCGCGTTTTTCGACGAAGGCCCGGCGCGTTTCCGCGGAGTCCGGGCTGCTGTAGGCCTGCATGGTGAAGCCCTGCTCCCAGCGGTATTTGTCTTCCAGGTTGCCGTCTTCGATGCCGTTCAAGGCTTCCTTGGCGATGCGGATCATGCCCGGGCTCTTCTCGGCGATTTTCGCCGCGATGCCCAGCGCGGTTTCGCGCAGTTGGTCCTTGCTGACGATGCGCTCGATAAAGCCGTATTGCAGGGCTTCGGGGGCGCCGATGCTGTCGCCGGTAAAGAACAGGTAACGGACTTTTTGCACCGGGAACAGCCGTTGCAGATGCGCACCGCCGCCCATGGCGCCACGGTCGACTTCCGGCAGGGCGAAGGTCGCGCATTCGGAGGCGATGACGATGTCCGCCGCCCCGGTGATGCCGATGCCGCCGCCCAGGACAAAACCATGCACCGCGACAATCACCGGCACCGGGTTGCGGTGCACGGCCTTGAACGTGGCGTAGTTACCGGCGTTGACCTCGACGATCCGCTCTGGATACTTGTCCAGCTCCTTGATGTCGACACCGGCGCAAAAGCCGCGACCATCGGCGCGGATCACGATCACCCGCACCTCGGGATTGGCCCCGAGGGCTTCGATCTGTCGCGCCAGCGCCTGCCATTCCTGGCTGTCGAGGGCATTGACCGGAGGTTTGGCGATCACCAGTTCAGCGATCCCCTGATTGAGTTGTGTCGTAAATGCCTGGTTCACAGGGGTTCTCCAATACTGGCGGGATGGGTCGAAGGGTGGGTCTGGCTGCGGGCCAGGAGCGCGTCCAGACATTGCTGGGCCTCGCTGGCGATGCCTTCAATGACTTCACGGCAACTGAGCAATTCGCCGATGGCCGCCGCCACCTGGCCGCTGGGCAAGATGCCCTCGTCCGGGGCGCCATCGACCATCGAGCGCTGCAACAGCACCGGCTGGTTGGCGGCCATCACCACTTGCGACAGCTGCGAGGGGTCTTCACGCAACGCACGGATAAAGACCGAGGCCATGTGCCCCAGGCTCATGCCGGTCTGCTGCTTCCACTGCCAGGCGCTGCCCAGGGCAATGCGCAGGCGGCCGAACGGACCGGCCTTCTCCAGATGATTGATAAAACGGTTTTCGATCATGCGGTGGCGCATGCCATCCACCGCCGTGGTCACGCGCACCTGTTGCGGGTCGTTGACCTTCAGGTAACGCTCCAGGGTCGCGACCGGTGTCGGCGATTCGCGGGTCATGAGGAACCGCGTGCCCATGGCGATGCCAGCGCCCCCGGCGGCCAGCACCGAAGCCAGGCCACGACCGGTGGCATAACCGCCGGCGGCGATCACCGGCACCTTGACCGCGGCCAGTACCTGAGGCAACAGAATGGAACTGGGTACGCCGCCGGTATGACCGCCGCCCTCGCCGCCCTGGATGGTGATCAGGTCGGCGCCCAGTTCCACAGCCTTCAATGCATGTTTGAGTGCGCCCACGGTGGGAATGCACAACACCTTGGCCGCCTTGAAACGCGCAATGGTCTGTTTGTCCGGGCCGCGCCCGTAGCTGACGGCGCGCAGGCGGTACTGGATCGCCAGGTCGACGCACTGCGCGGCGTTGTCCTGGAACATATGAAAATTGAGCCCGAAGTTGCTGCCACCGGTGGCGTCGATCACCTTGCGGATTTCGCCTTCCAGCTCATCGGCCGCGATAGTCGCCCCGGCCAGGAAACCGAAGCCTCCGGCCTGGGTGGTGGCGATCACCAGGTTGGCATCGGCAACCCACCCCATGGCGGTTTGCACAATCGGGTAGCGGCAACCGAGGGCCTCGGTCAGTGGCGTATCCAGCCAGCGGTTCATTGGCTCTTGTCCTCTGCCTGCTTGTTGGCCCGGGCCATGCCCTTGGCATCGAAGCCGCCCAGTTTGTCGCCAGACAACAGCTCGTTATGGGCATGCGCAAACTGGTGCCAGGCGAACACCGCATCCATCGCCGTGCGCTTGCCTTGCAGGTCCTCGACGTGGTTGATCGCCTGTTTGGTCAGGGCCAGGCCCATGCGCGGCTGACGGGCGATGCCGGCGGCCAGGGCATAGGTGGCCTGCTCCAGTTCATCGCGGGGCACCATGCGGTTGACCATGCCAACCTGCCAGGCTCGGGTGGCGCTCATGCGGTCACCGGTGAAGAGGAATTCCTTGGCGATACGCGGGTTCATTTCATAGGGATGGGCAAAATACTCCACCCCCGGAATGCCCATGCGCACCACCGGATCCTGGAAGAACGCGTCATCACTGGCGACGATCAGATCGCAGACCCAGGCCAGCATCAGCCCGCCCGCCACGCATGCGCCCTGGACCATGGCGATGGTCGGCTTGGGCAGTTCACGCCAGCGCCGGCACATGCCCAGGTACACCTCCTGCTCGCGGGCATACAGCTGCTCGCCACCGGGCTTGTTGGTGTGGTCCCACCACAGGTGTGCACGCTCGAACGGCTTGTCGATATCGCGTCCAGGCGTGCCGATATCGTGGCCTGCCGAAAAATGTTTGCCGTTACCGCGCAGGACGATGACCTTGACGTTGTCGTCGTTCACCGCCTCGCGAAAGGCGGCGTCCAGCGCGTAGGTCATTTGCGAGTTTTGCGCGTTGTTGAAGGTCGGCCGGTTCAGCGTCAACGTGGCGATCCCCTCGGCCACGCTGTACAGCACCGGTGTGTCTGTTTCGTAGACGGCTTTGTCCTCGCGGACGACGAATTCACTCTCGCTGCTGTGCATGTTCACTGTCCTCGCCTCAGGCCGTACGGATGCCGGGCGGGTTGCCCTTGATCGCCGTGGCGCGGTAATCGTGGGGGTCGAGTCGGCGGATCAGGGCCAACTGCTCGCTGGTGGGGTGCACGGTCTCGTGCAACTGCGCCGACTTGAGCAACGGGAAGCCGGTGTTTTCCTGGACCTGCTCGAAACTCACGCCGGGGTGCAACGAGCGCACCTGCACCGCACGCTCCGGGCCATTGAAATCGAGGACGCACAGGTCGCTGACCACGCAATGGATGTCCATCAAGTCGCGACGCGCACCTTCGGGCCAGCGATCGGCCTTGAAGCCGACACCGGAGACCATGTCCACTTCACCGCTGACGAACACCCGGCTGTTATGGCTGGGCACGAAGAACGAGTTGAGGTGGTTGATGCTGTT carries:
- a CDS encoding MaoC family dehydratase translates to MSHVFSSAQALLEAEGLDLGCTEWLTISQQRIDLFAEATGDHQWIHVDPVRAASGPFGVCIAHGYLTQSLVNLFLPQLLTIDNMAMGVNYGSDRVRFPAPVKVGSRVRGNASIVRAEQLADAVQLVVRVTVEVEGQARPGCVIDTISRYTFNPITE
- a CDS encoding SDR family oxidoreductase; the protein is MAICSGRTVIITGAGGGLGRAYALAFAAAGANVVINDIRADAAQDVAGEIRANGGQAIANSDDITTLATAERIVEAAVAAFGEVHVLVNNAGVLRDRMFISLSEEDWDMVMRVHLKGHYCLANLLGRRWRDLAKAGTPVDARIINTSSGAGLQGSVGQSNYSAAKGGIAALTLVQAAELARYGITANALAPAARTSMTESAMPDVVKKPEDGSFDAWAPDNVAPLVVWLGSAESAHVSGQIFESQGGRISLGDGWRTGVTRDKGALWRVEEIGAAVAEILAEAPAAQRVWGS
- a CDS encoding acetyl-CoA C-acyltransferase — its product is MDLNEVVIVATARTALAKSFRGSFNDTEAPVLGGHVVRAVVERAGIEPGEVEDVIMGAAVQQGTQAYNIGRLCAYTGGLPDTVPGMALDRMCASGLMSIGVAAKGIMTGEMTIAIGGGVESLSLTQTKHKNSYRAQSEAVLDIMPSAYIPMLETAEIVSRRYGISRAAQDEYSLQSQLRTAAAQRDGLFDDEIVGLSVDKLCFDAAGQPSGHQRVLVERDECNRPNTRLEDLASLKPVWKDGKWIEQGEFITAGNASQFSDGASASLLMSRVEAKRRGLTPLGIYRGIAVGGCAPEEMGIGPVVAVPKLLKRFGLSVADIGLWEINEAFACQVLHCRDALQIPAERLNVNGGAIAIGHPFGMSGARMVGHALLEGRRRGARYVVIAMCIGGGMGAAGLFELP
- a CDS encoding enoyl-CoA hydratase, coding for MHSSESEFVVREDKAVYETDTPVLYSVAEGIATLTLNRPTFNNAQNSQMTYALDAAFREAVNDDNVKVIVLRGNGKHFSAGHDIGTPGRDIDKPFERAHLWWDHTNKPGGEQLYAREQEVYLGMCRRWRELPKPTIAMVQGACVAGGLMLAWVCDLIVASDDAFFQDPVVRMGIPGVEYFAHPYEMNPRIAKEFLFTGDRMSATRAWQVGMVNRMVPRDELEQATYALAAGIARQPRMGLALTKQAINHVEDLQGKRTAMDAVFAWHQFAHAHNELLSGDKLGGFDAKGMARANKQAEDKSQ
- a CDS encoding acyl-CoA dehydrogenase family protein → MDFTFTDDQLTFREAISRFLMTEAAPEMLREIWETDVGRSPDLRHKIAAQGLTALSVPEAEGGLGMDDVAWALMTQELGYYAIPDSLADTAYVATGLLAGLATDHPARSSLLPRIAEGTLRLAINHPVNVLVGDAQLAEVLILIDGDDIHVVPRSQVDVQPRTSIDASRRLGRVTWNPTPATCVASGAAGRALQAQLLDRGALSVAGQLLGLAQRMLDLSVDYVAQRKQFGKPIGSFQAVKHHLADVARQIEQAKPVLYRAAHGLAQGDSNASVWVSQARLACCEASWIAARKGIQVHGAMGYTWEVDLQMFMKRAWALDASWGDRGFHKTRVSDYLFADGARLGPGHTFEE
- a CDS encoding enoyl-CoA hydratase family protein, which codes for MNQAFTTQLNQGIAELVIAKPPVNALDSQEWQALARQIEALGANPEVRVIVIRADGRGFCAGVDIKELDKYPERIVEVNAGNYATFKAVHRNPVPVIVAVHGFVLGGGIGITGAADIVIASECATFALPEVDRGAMGGGAHLQRLFPVQKVRYLFFTGDSIGAPEALQYGFIERIVSKDQLRETALGIAAKIAEKSPGMIRIAKEALNGIEDGNLEDKYRWEQGFTMQAYSSPDSAETRRAFVEKRDAKF
- a CDS encoding acyl-CoA dehydrogenase family protein translates to MELTYTPKQNAFRAEVRAWLAANLPREPLASYDTREGFEQHRAWEAKLFESRWSMVMWPAELGGRGCDLIEWLIFEEEYYGAGAPMRVNQNGQLLLGPTLMEFGTPEQKQRFLPRMAASLDMWAQGWSEPNAGSDMAAITSKATLDGDHYVINGQKTWSTRATFADWLFGLFRSEPGSSRHHGLSFVMVPLNAPGVSIRPIKALNGKDAFAEVFFDDVRVPVANRIGAEGQGWHVAMATAGFERGLLLRSPARFQYTARKLVELYKANRDSADRDPGLRDAVLETWMGAEAYALSAYHTVGRLSRGEQIGAESSINKIIWSELDLKMHETAMRILGAGAELLPDADTDTDTDTAGWLEGFLFAQAGPIYAGTNEIQRNIIAERMLGLPK
- a CDS encoding SDR family oxidoreductase, which codes for MKQAPPYVPGHQLLAGKSVLITAAAGAGIGYSAARRSAEEGCRALMISDVHPRRLEEAVERLKAETGLQAIYGQLCNVTVEAEVQALVASAEELLGGVDVLINNAGLGGQKLVVEMSDEEWLRVLDVTLTGTFRMTRAILPHMQRRGAGAIVNNASVLGWRAQKEQAHYAAAKAGVMALTRCSALEAAEFGVRINAVSPSIALHDFLKKASSEELLASLAGREAFGRAAEVWEVANVMMFLASDYASYMVGEVLSVSSQQA
- a CDS encoding nitronate monooxygenase gives rise to the protein MNRWLDTPLTEALGCRYPIVQTAMGWVADANLVIATTQAGGFGFLAGATIAADELEGEIRKVIDATGGSNFGLNFHMFQDNAAQCVDLAIQYRLRAVSYGRGPDKQTIARFKAAKVLCIPTVGALKHALKAVELGADLITIQGGEGGGHTGGVPSSILLPQVLAAVKVPVIAAGGYATGRGLASVLAAGGAGIAMGTRFLMTRESPTPVATLERYLKVNDPQQVRVTTAVDGMRHRMIENRFINHLEKAGPFGRLRIALGSAWQWKQQTGMSLGHMASVFIRALREDPSQLSQVVMAANQPVLLQRSMVDGAPDEGILPSGQVAAAIGELLSCREVIEGIASEAQQCLDALLARSQTHPSTHPASIGEPL
- a CDS encoding acetyl-CoA C-acetyltransferase; amino-acid sequence: MPEAYIVDALRSPTGKRKGALSEVHAIDLGAHVLRALVERNAIPGEDYDDVIFGCVDTIGSQAGDIARTSWLAAGLPLNVPGTTIDRQCGSSQQALHFAAQAVMSGTQDVIAVGGVQTMTRIPISSAMLAGQPLGFTDPFSGSEGWRARFGNQPVNQFYAAQRIADHWGITREQMEAFALQSHSRALAAIESGRFAREIVACNGLFADETPRLTSLAKMAELQPVDPQYPSITAAVSSQTCDASAALLVVSEAALKRYDLTPRARIHHLTVLGDDPIWHLTAPIAATRRALAKTGLRMSDIDRVEINEAFASVVMAWTKELDYDPARTNVNGGAIALGHPLGATGARLMTTLLNELECSGGRYGLQTMCEGGGQANVTIIERL
- a CDS encoding ketoacid CoA transferase; this encodes MSATCDFTLAELMIVAASEAWRGNGEVIASGLGVIPRLGASLAKLTHSPELLMTDSEAFLVEEPIPLGPRGDYVPRYSGYMSFERVFECVWGGRRHAMIGPTQIDRWGQTNLSCVGDYQKPRTAILGVRGLPGNSINHLNSFFVPSHNSRVFVSGEVDMVSGVGFKADRWPEGARRDLMDIHCVVSDLCVLDFNGPERAVQVRSLHPGVSFEQVQENTGFPLLKSAQLHETVHPTSEQLALIRRLDPHDYRATAIKGNPPGIRTA